In the Streptobacillus moniliformis DSM 12112 genome, one interval contains:
- the map gene encoding type I methionyl aminopeptidase — MVKLKTLEDIKKIKKANEIIARLYEDIIPKYIKPGISTWEIDAICEDYIKSQGAIPGTKGYDIGWPYPPYPASTCISINEKVVHGIPSKTEILKEGDILSLDTVTILDGYFGDAAKTFAVGNIDDRSRKLLEVTEKAREIGIEQARVGNRIGDIGFAIQQYVEKFGFSVVRDFSGHGVGFAMHEDPYVLNYGKANTGLKIENGLVIAIEPMVNMGTFKVKILKDMWTVVTQDKKRSAHFEHSVAIVDGKPLILSEK, encoded by the coding sequence ATGGTAAAATTAAAAACTTTAGAGGATATAAAGAAAATAAAGAAAGCAAATGAAATAATTGCTAGACTTTATGAAGATATTATTCCTAAGTATATTAAACCAGGAATATCAACTTGGGAAATAGATGCAATATGTGAAGACTATATTAAAAGTCAAGGTGCAATTCCAGGAACTAAGGGATATGATATAGGTTGGCCATATCCACCTTATCCTGCAAGTACTTGTATTTCAATAAATGAAAAAGTTGTTCATGGGATACCGAGTAAAACAGAAATATTAAAAGAGGGAGATATACTTTCTTTGGATACTGTTACAATACTTGATGGATATTTTGGAGATGCAGCTAAAACATTTGCTGTAGGGAATATTGATGATAGATCAAGAAAACTTTTAGAAGTTACAGAAAAAGCTAGAGAAATAGGAATAGAACAAGCTAGAGTAGGAAATAGAATAGGTGATATAGGTTTTGCAATACAACAATATGTAGAAAAATTTGGTTTTTCAGTTGTAAGAGATTTTTCTGGACACGGAGTAGGATTTGCTATGCATGAAGATCCTTATGTATTAAATTATGGTAAGGCAAATACTGGTTTAAAAATAGAAAATGGTTTGGTAATAGCTATAGAACCTATGGTAAATATGGGAACATTTAAGGTTAAAATTTTAAAAGATATGTGGACAGTTGTTACTCAAGATAAGAAAAGATCAGCTCATTTTGAGCATTCTGTTGCAATAGTAGATGGTAAACCATTAATATTAAGTGAAAAATAG
- a CDS encoding adenylate kinase → MNIVLFGPPGAGKGTQAKELIKKFEIPQISTGDILRAAIANQTPLGLEAKKLMDAGNLVGDDIVNGLVEERLKEADTEKGFILDGYPRTVEQAKALDKILEKQERTIEKVIALVVEDDEILKRITGRRVSKKTGKIYHIIYNPPVDENPEDLEQRADDTAEVVKKRLENYKNQTAPVLEYYKNQGKVSEIQGERESKYITEEIIDILSNNCNI, encoded by the coding sequence ATGAATATAGTCTTATTTGGACCACCAGGGGCTGGTAAGGGGACGCAAGCTAAGGAATTAATAAAAAAATTTGAAATACCTCAAATATCGACAGGAGATATATTAAGAGCAGCTATAGCTAATCAAACACCACTTGGACTTGAAGCTAAAAAATTAATGGATGCAGGGAATTTAGTTGGTGATGATATAGTTAATGGATTAGTAGAAGAAAGATTAAAGGAAGCTGATACCGAAAAAGGATTTATTTTAGATGGTTATCCAAGAACAGTAGAGCAAGCTAAGGCATTAGATAAAATATTAGAAAAACAAGAAAGAACTATAGAAAAAGTAATAGCTTTAGTTGTAGAAGATGATGAAATTTTAAAAAGAATTACAGGAAGAAGAGTTTCTAAAAAAACAGGTAAAATATATCATATAATTTACAATCCTCCTGTAGATGAAAATCCAGAAGATTTAGAACAAAGAGCAGATGATACAGCAGAAGTTGTTAAAAAAAGATTAGAGAATTATAAGAATCAAACTGCCCCAGTTTTAGAATATTATAAAAATCAAGGTAAAGTATCTGAAATTCAGGGAGAAAGAGAAAGCAAATATATTACAGAAGAAATAATAGATATTTTATCTAATAATTGTAATATATAA
- a CDS encoding alpha/beta hydrolase fold domain-containing protein: MKQIFKLIIMIVMFLMLGLFLLSKLYYKRSMLATVAEIYLKITEYKKISYEEAEMLLKEKKEMKEEEYRLPKGYEDIEIREYMGMKVMYLNERGKGVKLLYLHGGSYVHEPDPNHLRFLNKLIKETDISVILPVYPKAPKHNFKEAYDKVMGLYKEVSKDSDVVLMGDSAGGGFILGLAQEIKRLNMKEPKKLIAISPWVDLTMENPDILTYEKADPWLKHSKLLAAAKYWADGENLKDPRLSPIYGNLNTLENLTIFMGTRDILYPDVMLLADKMKKDNVKFNFVVKENLIHDYVLFPIPEAQEAMEMIVKIILN; this comes from the coding sequence ATGAAACAAATATTTAAATTAATAATAATGATAGTAATGTTTTTAATGTTAGGGCTTTTTTTATTATCAAAACTTTATTATAAAAGAAGTATGTTAGCAACTGTTGCAGAAATTTATTTAAAAATAACAGAATATAAGAAAATATCTTATGAAGAAGCAGAAATGCTGTTAAAAGAAAAAAAGGAAATGAAAGAGGAGGAATATAGGCTTCCTAAAGGTTATGAAGATATAGAAATTAGAGAATATATGGGCATGAAAGTCATGTATTTAAATGAAAGAGGAAAAGGAGTTAAACTTCTTTATCTTCATGGAGGCTCATATGTTCATGAACCAGATCCTAACCATTTAAGATTTTTAAATAAATTAATAAAAGAAACTGATATAAGTGTAATATTACCAGTTTATCCTAAAGCTCCTAAACATAATTTTAAAGAGGCATACGATAAAGTAATGGGGCTATATAAAGAAGTTTCAAAGGATAGTGATGTAGTTTTAATGGGTGATAGTGCAGGAGGAGGCTTTATTTTAGGATTAGCACAAGAGATAAAAAGACTTAATATGAAAGAGCCTAAAAAATTAATAGCAATATCTCCTTGGGTAGATTTAACTATGGAAAATCCAGATATATTAACTTATGAGAAGGCTGATCCTTGGTTAAAACATTCAAAGCTTTTAGCAGCAGCTAAATATTGGGCAGATGGAGAAAATTTAAAAGATCCAAGATTAAGTCCAATTTATGGTAATTTAAATACTTTAGAAAATTTAACAATATTTATGGGAACAAGAGATATACTTTATCCTGATGTTATGCTACTTGCAGATAAGATGAAAAAAGATAATGTTAAGTTTAATTTTGTAGTAAAAGAAAACTTAATTCATGATTATGTGCTTTTCCCTATACCAGAAGCACAGGAAGCTATGGAGATGATTGTTAAGATTATACTTAATTGA
- a CDS encoding MalY/PatB family protein codes for MKNNFDTKVDSKFDLRRKWDRDLIEKKFNVKLPKEFIPLWIADMDFLLPEKLSKILKEYIAHGSLGYTSLTPDFYNSIINWQKRRHNVEVKKEWINIGYGTVSTLHLLNKVYLNKGEYILINTPSYEPFYNSTINSGNKVIFSPLKEEGNRYFLDYEDIEEKIKKYSPKLFIFCNPHNPSGRIWEKEEIEKLASLCLKYNVILVSDEVHSEITFEKKHASTLSLDEKYLQNLIFLSSPNKAFNLGGLKTSYSIIPNKNLREKLEIKMKENSITSPNILGLVSMINAYNLCEDWLDDLSKYIYQNYIFVKEKLEKKYSIFSMESSYLLWIKVENGEKLTKELAQKGILVESGTHFVANGEKFIRINLGIPRKYLEESIKKMN; via the coding sequence ATGAAGAATAATTTTGATACAAAAGTGGATAGTAAATTTGATTTAAGAAGAAAATGGGATAGAGATTTAATAGAAAAGAAATTTAATGTTAAACTTCCTAAGGAATTTATACCTCTTTGGATAGCAGATATGGATTTTCTACTTCCAGAAAAATTATCAAAAATATTAAAAGAGTATATAGCTCATGGTAGTTTAGGATATACTTCTCTTACACCAGATTTCTATAATTCCATAATAAACTGGCAAAAGAGAAGACATAATGTAGAGGTTAAAAAAGAATGGATAAATATAGGGTATGGGACAGTATCTACATTACATCTATTAAATAAGGTGTATTTAAATAAAGGAGAATATATATTAATTAATACGCCTAGTTATGAACCTTTCTATAATTCTACTATTAATAGTGGAAATAAGGTAATTTTTTCACCACTAAAAGAAGAGGGTAATAGATATTTTTTAGACTATGAGGATATAGAAGAAAAAATTAAAAAATATTCTCCTAAACTATTTATTTTCTGTAATCCACATAATCCATCTGGAAGAATATGGGAAAAAGAAGAAATAGAAAAGCTAGCAAGTCTTTGTTTGAAATATAATGTGATACTTGTATCTGATGAAGTACATTCTGAAATAACTTTTGAGAAAAAACATGCAAGTACCTTAAGTTTAGATGAAAAATATTTACAGAATTTAATATTTCTTTCATCGCCTAACAAAGCATTTAATTTAGGAGGTCTTAAGACTTCATATAGTATAATACCTAATAAAAATTTAAGAGAAAAATTAGAAATAAAAATGAAAGAAAACTCAATTACTTCTCCTAATATATTAGGTCTTGTTTCAATGATTAATGCATATAATTTATGTGAAGATTGGTTAGATGATTTAAGTAAATACATATATCAAAACTATATTTTCGTAAAAGAAAAATTAGAAAAAAAGTACTCTATTTTTTCTATGGAATCATCATATCTTCTTTGGATAAAGGTTGAAAATGGAGAAAAATTAACAAAAGAACTTGCACAAAAAGGAATATTAGTTGAAAGTGGTACACATTTTGTAGCTAATGGAGAAAAATTCATCAGAATAAATTTAGGAATACCTAGAAAATATTTAGAAGAATCCATAAAAAAAATGAATTAA
- a CDS encoding PTS fructose transporter subunit IIC: MEIKKRSRKVSGIQSFYRHIMTGISYMIPILIMGGLIGAFSQVLPYVLFKIDPSVNILGAINSGEFSGFNLQILKFAHLMESFGFTLFGFAIPMFAAFVANSIGGKTALAAGFIGGYIANRPISIIKLLDSGVYDKVAPVPSGFFGAIIIGIFIGYIVKWLNQNIKLSEKWLAFKTTFLIPLLSALICMIAMIFVITPIGGWLNVQIRNLLEIAGKQGEYVYALISSAATAFDLGGPINKAASFVAIGFSADKILPLTARNIAVVIPSIGLGLSTLIDRKLVGRRVYNKEFYNAGKTSIFLAFMGISEGAIPFALENPVFVIPLYVISAVIGAMSAVMLGAVQWFPESAIWAWPLVTKLPSYILGIAIGSIIIAVVNVIYRNYKIKKGELEVDEE, from the coding sequence ATGGAAATTAAAAAAAGAAGTAGAAAAGTTTCAGGAATACAATCTTTTTATAGACACATAATGACAGGTATTTCATATATGATACCTATATTAATAATGGGAGGTTTAATAGGAGCTTTCTCACAAGTTTTGCCTTATGTATTATTTAAAATAGATCCTAGTGTAAATATATTAGGAGCAATTAATTCAGGAGAGTTTAGTGGATTTAACTTACAAATATTAAAATTTGCCCATTTAATGGAAAGTTTTGGATTTACATTATTTGGATTTGCTATACCTATGTTTGCAGCTTTTGTTGCTAATTCTATAGGTGGTAAAACAGCATTAGCTGCTGGATTTATTGGTGGATATATTGCAAATAGACCTATTTCTATAATCAAATTATTAGACAGTGGTGTTTATGATAAAGTTGCTCCAGTTCCAAGTGGATTTTTTGGTGCAATAATTATAGGAATTTTTATTGGGTATATAGTTAAATGGTTAAATCAAAATATTAAATTATCTGAAAAATGGTTGGCATTTAAAACTACATTTTTAATACCATTACTTTCAGCCTTAATTTGTATGATAGCTATGATATTTGTAATTACACCAATAGGTGGTTGGTTAAATGTTCAAATAAGAAATTTATTAGAAATAGCAGGAAAACAAGGTGAATATGTTTATGCTTTAATATCATCAGCAGCAACAGCATTTGATTTAGGTGGACCAATTAATAAGGCGGCAAGTTTTGTGGCTATAGGATTTAGTGCAGATAAAATTTTACCTTTAACAGCAAGAAATATAGCTGTAGTAATACCATCTATAGGACTTGGACTTTCTACATTAATAGATAGAAAATTAGTTGGTAGAAGAGTGTATAATAAAGAGTTCTATAATGCTGGTAAAACTTCAATATTTTTAGCATTTATGGGAATTTCAGAAGGAGCTATACCATTTGCTTTAGAAAATCCAGTATTTGTTATACCGCTATATGTTATTTCAGCAGTAATAGGTGCTATGAGTGCAGTAATGTTAGGTGCTGTTCAATGGTTTCCTGAATCAGCAATATGGGCATGGCCTCTTGTAACTAAATTGCCAAGCTATATATTAGGTATTGCTATTGGTTCTATAATAATAGCAGTTGTTAATGTAATTTATAGAAACTATAAAATTAAAAAAGGTGAATTAGAAGTTGATGAAGAATAA
- a CDS encoding PTS fructose transporter subunit IIB gives MKKVVAICACPMGLAHTFMAADSLKNAADELGIEIKIETQGADGIQNELTAKDIREADAIIHAIAITPQGIERFDDSDVYEVSLKEAIREAKEILQEIFKED, from the coding sequence ATGAAAAAAGTAGTGGCAATATGTGCATGCCCTATGGGCCTTGCTCATACATTTATGGCAGCTGATTCTTTAAAAAATGCAGCAGATGAATTAGGTATTGAGATTAAAATAGAAACTCAAGGAGCAGATGGTATACAAAATGAATTAACAGCTAAGGATATAAGGGAGGCAGATGCAATAATTCATGCTATTGCTATAACGCCTCAAGGTATAGAAAGATTTGATGATAGTGATGTATATGAAGTTAGTTTAAAAGAAGCTATAAGAGAAGCAAAAGAAATATTACAAGAAATTTTTAAGGAGGATTAA
- a CDS encoding PTS sugar transporter subunit IIA, which translates to MKIVEKDNIIINSNKINKENIIENMISSLNLDIEISENIKNEIMIREKIDNTVLGFGFAIPHCKSKYINESKVVYLKSLTNIIWDKEEEPVNHVFMILVPENNVGEHIDILKDISSKIIDKNFRNKLNILEDKIEIEKILNS; encoded by the coding sequence ATGAAAATAGTAGAAAAAGATAATATTATTATTAATTCTAATAAGATAAATAAGGAAAATATTATAGAAAATATGATATCATCTTTAAATTTGGATATAGAAATATCAGAAAACATTAAAAATGAAATAATGATTAGAGAAAAAATAGATAATACAGTACTTGGATTTGGTTTTGCTATTCCTCATTGTAAAAGTAAATACATTAATGAATCAAAAGTAGTTTATTTAAAGTCTTTAACTAACATAATTTGGGATAAGGAGGAAGAACCAGTTAATCATGTATTTATGATATTAGTTCCTGAAAATAATGTTGGGGAACATATAGATATATTAAAAGATATATCATCAAAGATAATTGATAAAAACTTTAGAAATAAGTTAAATATTTTAGAAGATAAAATAGAAATAGAAAAAATATTAAATAGTTAG
- a CDS encoding BglG family transcription antiterminator — protein sequence MIGDRNFRILELLKQGKNNIFDISNELNISERMLRYDIGILNQFFIYYISYEIIGIKNANLKLLIEDYEEKLELIPFREYVFNSFERQMYITLDIFLENNKFKLQELSNKYDISKSTLRNVIKDINLEIEKYDLKIDLDSNRGYSIYGKESKIRLYLINKLRSLNNSKFNIYFLRLVSKKLFNYSKNIDLERSKELVRKFTEDIKLTDEAFDIVSLYVYISENRNFENHKLLECELDNKSFIQKTEEYKKISEYFVNENLNEFDITMLTDIYLGLYNEEDYIYSNYIETDDMINNIINNLNENFDKDFSKDKIFREELLHHIKPAIYRVKKNISLGDSISKEVMKEYEEVYNKTKKSLGFKWNSEEISYIAIMVKRALDRMDKNIRNEMIKVLVVCGLGYSSSKLIVENLEENFEVDVIEAIPYNKLKDYENIDKVDLIVTTLDILSKRNEIIKVNPIFKKEDIEKLEKYGLPRRNIKISESKLFEFIKENSGKKEDEIKENIRKVLRPYIYMDIEENKSRRIYDFLSSENIKLNASARNIDEALKIAVNLMVENQIVEKEYYNNIKQQIDKYGKYIQIGNMSILPHGKIDDRVKKTGFVLVTLKDEIDFFGAKIRIIIMLASKNKEEHLDAILDINKCLKKYNFEEELLKISNKEEISKFLKVMLRGEN from the coding sequence ATGATAGGAGATAGAAATTTTAGAATATTAGAGTTATTAAAACAAGGTAAAAACAATATATTTGATATATCTAATGAACTTAATATAAGTGAGAGAATGCTAAGATATGATATAGGAATATTAAATCAATTTTTCATATATTATATAAGCTATGAAATAATAGGTATAAAGAATGCAAATTTAAAATTATTAATTGAAGATTATGAAGAAAAATTGGAATTAATTCCTTTTAGAGAATATGTTTTTAATTCATTTGAAAGACAGATGTATATTACTTTAGATATATTTTTAGAAAATAATAAATTTAAATTACAAGAACTTTCAAATAAATATGATATTAGTAAATCAACACTTAGGAATGTAATTAAAGACATTAATTTAGAAATAGAAAAATATGATTTAAAAATAGATTTAGATTCTAATAGAGGATATAGTATATATGGGAAAGAATCAAAGATAAGGCTATATTTAATAAATAAGTTGAGAAGTTTAAATAATAGTAAATTTAATATATATTTTTTAAGATTAGTTAGTAAAAAATTATTTAATTATTCAAAAAATATAGATTTAGAAAGATCTAAAGAATTAGTCAGAAAATTTACTGAAGATATTAAACTTACTGATGAAGCTTTTGATATAGTTTCACTTTATGTGTATATTAGTGAAAATAGAAATTTTGAAAATCATAAATTACTAGAATGTGAGTTAGATAATAAAAGTTTTATTCAAAAAACTGAGGAGTATAAGAAAATATCAGAATATTTTGTGAATGAAAATTTGAATGAATTTGACATAACGATGCTTACAGACATATATTTAGGGCTATATAATGAAGAAGATTATATATATTCTAATTATATAGAAACAGATGATATGATAAATAATATAATTAACAATTTAAATGAAAACTTTGATAAAGATTTTAGTAAAGATAAGATATTTAGAGAAGAGTTATTGCATCATATTAAACCTGCCATTTATAGAGTGAAGAAAAATATAAGCCTTGGAGATAGTATTAGTAAGGAAGTAATGAAAGAATATGAAGAGGTATATAATAAGACTAAAAAATCTTTAGGATTTAAATGGAATAGTGAGGAAATTTCATATATAGCTATAATGGTTAAAAGAGCATTAGATAGAATGGATAAAAATATTAGAAATGAAATGATTAAAGTACTTGTAGTTTGTGGATTAGGGTATTCAAGTTCAAAACTAATTGTAGAAAATCTTGAAGAAAACTTTGAAGTAGATGTAATAGAAGCTATTCCATATAATAAGCTTAAAGATTATGAAAATATTGATAAAGTAGATTTAATAGTTACTACCTTAGATATTTTAAGTAAAAGAAATGAAATAATAAAAGTAAATCCAATATTTAAAAAAGAAGATATAGAAAAACTTGAAAAATATGGACTTCCTAGAAGAAATATTAAAATATCTGAAAGTAAATTATTTGAATTTATTAAAGAAAATTCTGGAAAAAAAGAAGATGAAATAAAGGAAAATATTAGAAAAGTTTTAAGACCATATATATACATGGATATAGAAGAAAATAAGAGTAGAAGAATATATGATTTCCTTAGCTCAGAAAATATCAAGTTAAATGCTAGTGCAAGAAATATTGATGAAGCATTAAAAATAGCAGTTAATTTAATGGTAGAAAATCAGATAGTAGAAAAGGAATACTATAATAATATAAAACAACAAATAGATAAATATGGAAAATATATACAAATAGGTAACATGAGTATACTTCCACATGGAAAAATAGATGATAGAGTTAAGAAAACAGGATTTGTTCTTGTAACCTTAAAAGATGAAATAGATTTTTTTGGTGCAAAGATAAGGATAATTATAATGCTTGCTTCAAAGAATAAAGAAGAACACTTAGATGCAATTCTTGATATTAATAAGTGTTTAAAAAAATATAATTTTGAAGAAGAACTGTTAAAAATATCAAATAAAGAAGAAATATCAAAATTTTTAAAAGTTATGTTAAGAGGAGAAAATTAA
- a CDS encoding glycoside hydrolase family 1 protein, giving the protein MKVFPENFLWGGAVSANQVEGAYDKGGKGLSVQDVLPKGGLGEPTDEPTEDNLKLLSIDFYHRYKEDIALFSEMGFKVFRTSIAWSRIFPNGDEEFPNEEGLKFYDDLFDELLKYGIEPLVTLSHYETPLYLARKYNGWIDIKMISFFEKFSTVVLERYKDKVKYWLTFNEVNSVLELPFTSGAIATSKDKLSKQDLYQAIHHELVASSLVTKIARKINPDFKIGCMVLAMPTYPMTPNPEDVWAAYDYENLNYLFSDIHVRGYYPNYAKRYFKENVINILFEEGDEELLKNYTVDFLSFSYYMSVTQAKDTSKYSSGKGNILGGLINPYLKDSEWGWQIDPIGLRITLNRYYDRYQIPLFIVENGLGAKDELVKDEFGNLTVQDDYRIKYMKEHLLQLLEAIKDGVDIMGYTSWGCIDCVSMSTAQISKRYGLIYVDRNDDGSGSFNRYKKKSFNWYRDVIKSNGEILIK; this is encoded by the coding sequence ATGAAAGTTTTTCCAGAAAATTTTTTATGGGGTGGTGCAGTTTCTGCAAATCAAGTAGAAGGAGCATATGATAAAGGAGGTAAAGGCTTATCAGTACAAGATGTTTTGCCAAAAGGTGGATTAGGTGAACCAACTGATGAACCTACAGAAGATAATTTAAAATTATTATCTATAGATTTTTATCATAGATATAAGGAAGATATTGCACTTTTTTCTGAAATGGGATTTAAGGTTTTTCGTACTTCAATTGCTTGGAGTAGAATTTTCCCAAATGGTGATGAAGAATTTCCTAATGAAGAGGGATTAAAATTCTATGATGACCTATTTGATGAACTTCTTAAATATGGTATTGAACCATTAGTAACTCTTTCACATTATGAAACACCCCTTTATTTAGCTAGAAAATATAACGGGTGGATAGATATAAAAATGATTAGTTTTTTTGAAAAATTTTCTACTGTTGTACTTGAAAGATACAAGGATAAGGTTAAGTATTGGCTAACATTTAATGAGGTAAATTCAGTTTTAGAACTTCCGTTTACAAGTGGAGCTATTGCAACTTCTAAAGATAAGTTATCTAAACAAGACCTATATCAAGCAATTCATCATGAATTAGTTGCTTCAAGTTTAGTTACAAAAATAGCTCGTAAAATAAATCCAGATTTTAAAATTGGTTGTATGGTTTTAGCTATGCCTACTTATCCAATGACACCAAATCCTGAAGATGTTTGGGCAGCATATGATTATGAAAATTTAAATTATCTATTCTCTGATATTCATGTAAGGGGATATTATCCTAACTATGCAAAAAGATATTTTAAAGAGAATGTAATAAATATATTATTTGAAGAAGGTGATGAGGAATTATTAAAAAATTATACAGTAGATTTCTTATCATTTAGCTATTATATGAGCGTTACACAGGCAAAAGACACTTCTAAATATTCTTCTGGTAAAGGAAATATATTGGGTGGCCTTATAAACCCATATTTAAAAGATTCAGAATGGGGCTGGCAAATTGATCCTATAGGACTTAGAATAACTTTAAATCGTTATTATGATCGTTATCAAATACCTTTATTTATTGTTGAAAATGGATTAGGAGCAAAAGATGAGTTAGTTAAAGATGAATTTGGTAATTTAACAGTTCAAGATGATTATAGGATAAAATATATGAAAGAACATCTTTTACAACTGTTAGAAGCAATTAAAGATGGAGTAGATATTATGGGATATACTTCTTGGGGGTGCATAGATTGTGTTTCTATGTCTACCGCACAAATTTCTAAAAGATACGGATTAATTTATGTAGATAGAAATGATGATGGAAGTGGTAGCTTTAATAGGTATAAGAAGAAATCATTTAATTGGTATAGAGATGTAATAAAATCAAATGGAGAAATATTAATTAAGTAG
- a CDS encoding beta-glucoside-specific PTS transporter subunit IIABC: MGYKETVANILKSIGGEKNIINVTHCVTRLRFELKDENIVSDKIVKSIDNVIGILRKNGQYQIILGNDVENYYKEFIKLGKFQLSNSSNKKKESILGQIIEYIAGSMTPIIPSILGGGMLKVLVVLLPMIGIVDANSQSISFLTFFGDAPYYFIPIFLAYSASKKLNVNTTLAMSVAGILLHPSFVQMVSTGESLKLFGATVTPANYGSSVIPILIMVFLMKYIEKIVNKISTAVTKSFLQPTLVLIVSGFIAIVLVGPLGVIFGKGLSSLIEQMYGITSWVTLAILGTIMPFIVMTGMHWAFAPIFLIASPATPDVLILPAMLGSNLAQGAASMAVAFKSRNNNTKQIAFAAGFSALLSGITEPALYGVTLKYKKPLYAAMIGGGLSGLYVGLTGVKSYIFAVPSIIGLPQFIYSEVPHNIVNALIAAFISITVTFVLAYIFGIDEKISKQNLSNIKTGISNKKNIYSPLSGDILALEKVNDTTFSSKLLGDGIAIIPKDGKIYAPFNGIITSIFPTKHAITLTSDDGVELLIHIGLETVKLEGKGFKSKISDGDRVTKGDLILEVDLETILSEGYEIVTPIIVTNAQNYLDILLIPTNDEINHSDELLAII; this comes from the coding sequence ATGGGATATAAAGAAACAGTAGCTAATATTTTAAAGTCTATTGGTGGAGAAAAGAATATTATTAATGTAACACATTGTGTTACTAGATTACGTTTTGAACTTAAAGATGAAAATATAGTTTCAGATAAAATTGTAAAATCAATTGATAATGTAATAGGAATTTTAAGAAAAAATGGTCAATATCAAATTATACTAGGTAATGATGTAGAAAATTACTATAAAGAATTTATTAAATTAGGTAAATTTCAATTAAGCAATAGCTCTAATAAGAAAAAAGAATCTATTTTAGGGCAAATTATAGAATATATTGCAGGGTCAATGACACCAATTATTCCATCTATACTTGGTGGAGGAATGTTAAAAGTATTAGTTGTTTTATTACCTATGATAGGTATTGTAGATGCTAATTCTCAAAGTATTTCTTTTCTAACATTTTTTGGTGATGCACCATACTATTTCATACCAATATTTTTAGCTTATTCAGCATCTAAAAAACTAAATGTTAATACAACACTTGCAATGTCTGTAGCAGGAATATTATTACACCCTAGTTTTGTTCAAATGGTATCTACTGGAGAAAGCCTTAAGTTATTTGGAGCAACTGTTACACCAGCTAATTATGGTTCATCAGTTATTCCAATTTTAATAATGGTATTTTTAATGAAATACATTGAAAAGATTGTTAATAAAATAAGCACAGCAGTAACTAAAAGTTTTTTACAACCTACACTTGTATTAATTGTTTCAGGTTTCATTGCTATTGTTTTAGTAGGTCCTCTTGGAGTAATTTTTGGTAAAGGATTATCAAGTTTAATTGAACAGATGTATGGCATTACTAGTTGGGTTACATTAGCTATTTTAGGTACTATTATGCCCTTTATAGTTATGACTGGAATGCATTGGGCTTTTGCCCCTATATTTCTAATAGCTTCTCCTGCAACACCAGATGTACTTATTCTTCCAGCAATGTTAGGTTCTAATTTAGCACAAGGAGCAGCTTCTATGGCAGTTGCATTTAAGAGTAGAAATAATAATACTAAGCAAATTGCATTTGCAGCTGGATTTTCTGCGTTGCTTTCTGGTATTACTGAACCAGCCCTATATGGAGTTACATTAAAATACAAAAAACCTCTATATGCTGCAATGATAGGTGGAGGACTATCAGGGCTATATGTTGGATTAACAGGAGTTAAATCATATATTTTTGCAGTTCCTTCTATAATTGGACTTCCACAATTTATTTATTCAGAAGTTCCACATAATATAGTAAATGCATTAATAGCAGCCTTTATTTCTATAACTGTAACATTTGTTTTAGCATATATTTTCGGTATTGATGAAAAAATTTCTAAACAGAACTTAAGTAATATTAAAACAGGAATATCAAATAAAAAAAATATATATTCCCCTTTATCTGGGGATATATTAGCTTTAGAAAAAGTTAATGATACAACATTTTCATCTAAATTATTAGGAGATGGAATTGCAATTATTCCTAAAGATGGTAAGATTTATGCTCCTTTTAATGGGATAATTACTAGTATTTTTCCAACAAAACACGCAATTACATTAACAAGTGATGATGGAGTAGAATTATTAATACATATAGGTTTAGAAACTGTTAAATTAGAAGGTAAAGGTTTTAAAAGTAAAATTTCAGATGGAGATAGGGTAACAAAAGGAGATTTAATACTTGAAGTAGACTTAGAAACAATTTTATCAGAGGGATATGAAATAGTAACTCCTATAATAGTTACAAACGCACAAAATTATTTAGACATCTTATTAATTCCAACAAATGATGAAATTAATCATTCTGATGAATTGTTGGCTATAATATAG